One Branchiostoma lanceolatum isolate klBraLanc5 chromosome 18, klBraLanc5.hap2, whole genome shotgun sequence DNA window includes the following coding sequences:
- the LOC136424049 gene encoding uncharacterized protein codes for MATIFQALLVVTSCLQVCIGTSTTSPAFSVSVPENVAVGETIFSLTWIQAGEKAELPCNKMEGDPYNRFTVTKNCTVVVANPLDWSVQPVYLLNIRSGHRNTSVQVELTDINGYPPVYNETCQTPVRPYSNRKTEDLLFQLQFSGEVVTESGDILSGNKVYHNTSDLWKIKPPFDWQIQTDNGDCNVHIVSYDTYIDYLNTLQQLWDKNIHQLKCTSDSKLPGIVIDLYNLKLNIEKDEPRRATLKKYVPESVVNNRDLNFLLIWSWPFPTTKTVSYSCDVPSDIDFSFKSNDIRALVNIEYLDIGITPVGCPVGKYGLRCQRDCICKNGARCHGFNGACKCPPGW; via the coding sequence ATGGCGACTATTTTCCAGGCATTACTTGTTGTAACAAGTTGCTTGCAAGTTTGCATTGGCACCTCAACTACAAGTCCAGCCTTCAGCGTTTCCGTACCAGAAAACGTGGCAGTTGGAGAGACCATTTTCAGCCTAACATGGATCCAGGCTGGAGAAAAAGCGGAACTTCCGTGTAACAAAATGGAGGGAGATCCGTACAACCGCTTTACCGTGACGAAGAACTGCACTGTGGTGGTCGCCAACCCTCTGGACTGGTCAGTACAGCCGGTATATTTGCTCAACATCCGCAGTGGACATCGCAACACGAGTGTCCAGGTAGAGTTGACTGACATTAATGGCTATCCTCCCGTGTACAACGAAACGTGTCAAACTCCAGTCCGTCCTTACagtaacaggaaaacagaagatTTGCTATTTCAACTACAGTTTAGTGGAGAGGTAGTGACAGAAAGTGGCGACATCTTGTCAGGTAACAAGGTATATCATAACACCTCTGATCTCTGGAAAATCAAACCCCCTTTCGACTGGCAGATTCAGACAGACAACGGCGATTGTAACGTTCATATCGTATCGTATGACACGTACATTGATTATTTGAACACACTGCAACAGCTGTGGGATAAGAATATACATCAGTTGAAGTGCACTTCTGATTCCAAACTACCCGGTATTGTTATAGACCTCTACAATCTAAAGTTAAACATAGAAAAAGACGAACCAAGACGTGCCACCCTGAAAAAGTACGTTCCTGAATCTGTCGTTAATAACAGAGATCTCAACTTCCTCCTGATATGGTCCTGGCCATTTCCTACAACAAAGACAGTATCCTATTCTTGCGACGTTCCATCAGACATAGATTTTTCATTTAAAAGCAATGACATCAGAGCGTTAGTGAATATTGAATATCTGGATATAGGAATAACACCGGTGGGCTGCCCAGTTGGCAAATACGGTTTACGTTGTCAAAGAGACTGTATCTGTAAGAACGGCGCCCGTTGCCACGGGTTTAACGGTGCCTGCAAATGTCCGCCCGGCTGGTAA